A single genomic interval of Oreochromis aureus strain Israel breed Guangdong linkage group 12, ZZ_aureus, whole genome shotgun sequence harbors:
- the LOC120442968 gene encoding uncharacterized protein LOC120442968, whose product MANLRTKLRGLGCTEVTINSIKNKSGDNRQAAFNVKKPKRAEVNYCPQHPKGQTSESLEQERVAILSELTKRNNDSVVSAKMEKTFSYRRQEVLQGQPMVADFKSRWPALFTAREIDKEFLRVTTKPLLSTFFAELDQYAPRLMEIFLSKGGTPGKKIRGLMLAISKHDNIHTRRACILKSLCIYLNEDYEKLIKEYLDTDSEAKSCMEQTVMGVYVIQKEGAEPEDDPEDIGVLIEGVEALTDLGNIAQACALLFGLIYCLNLSYPPELKCTFEVLQKILLNLDGQKLSSKAQFLKNKLMG is encoded by the exons atggCTAACCTCCGCACCAAACTGAGAGGCCTTGGATGTACAGAGGTGACCATAAACTCCATCAAAAACAAGTCTGGTGACAACCGTCAGGCAGCCTTCAATGTGAAGAAACCCAAAAGAGCTGAAGTTAACTATTGTCCACAGCATCCAAAAGGACAGACATCAGAAAGTCTGGAACAGGAAAGAGTTGCAATTCTTTCTGAGTTGACTAAAAGAAATAATGACTCTGTTGTGAGTGCGAAAATGGAGAAGACTTTCTCATACAGAAGGCAAGAAGTTCTTCAGGGTCAGCCGATGGTTGCAGACTTCAAAAGCAGATGGCCAGCTCTGTTCACTGCGAGAGAG ATTGACAAGGAGTTTTTGCGAGTCACCACAAAGCCTCTGCTATCCACTTTCTTTGCCGAGCTTGACCAGTACGCGCCACGCTTAATGGAAATCTTTCTGAGCAAAGGAGGGACACCTGGAAAGAAAATAAGAGGTCTCATGCTTGCCATCTCCAAG cATGACAACATCCATACCAGACGAGCATGCATCTTGAAGTCCTTATGCATCTACCTAAACGAAGACTATGAGAAGTTAATAAAGGAGTACTTG GATACAGACAGCGAGGCAAAAAGCTGCATGGAGCAAACTGTGATGGGGGTGTACGTCATCCAGAAGGAGGGTGCTGAACCTGAAGATGACCCAGAGGACATTGGTGTCCTGATTGAGGGTGTGGAGGCTCTCACTGATTTGGGTAACATTGCACAAGCATGTGCTCTGTTGTTTGgactcatatactgtttgaacCTGAGCTACCCACCAGAACTTAAATGCACCTTTGAAGTCCTCCAGAAGATACTTTTAAATCTTGATGGACAAAAGCTCTCTTCAAAGGCACAGTTTCTGAAAAACAAGCTTATGGGGTGA